A single window of Sulfurimonas sp. hsl 1-7 DNA harbors:
- a CDS encoding glutamine amidotransferase, whose product MFLYNNPMKYLYILKVGETFPQTKQKYNDFDTWISRFLKKSKNRIKTINILENEKLPNLKSARGFIITGSHSMVTQELPWSIKLEKYIKSISKREIPLLGICYGHQLIAKALGGKSDFNKNGKEIGVVKINTLQKNYNDPILKALPKKFYAYETHYQTVVKLPYNAKVLGKNKKENHQIVRFHTNVWGVQFHPEFDKNIMKEYILNQKDDLKKLGFNINKLLNDLRSCDVSSRILKNFEKITQNSLKQ is encoded by the coding sequence ATGTTTTTATATAATAATCCAATGAAATATCTATACATTTTAAAAGTGGGAGAAACTTTTCCACAAACAAAACAAAAATATAATGATTTTGATACATGGATATCAAGATTTTTAAAAAAGTCAAAAAACAGAATAAAGACCATAAATATTCTAGAAAATGAAAAACTGCCAAATTTAAAGAGTGCAAGAGGATTTATTATCACAGGTTCACACTCTATGGTAACTCAAGAACTCCCTTGGAGTATAAAGCTTGAAAAATATATAAAAAGTATTTCAAAAAGAGAGATACCTCTTTTAGGAATTTGCTATGGACATCAACTTATAGCAAAAGCATTAGGAGGGAAAAGTGATTTTAACAAGAATGGCAAGGAGATCGGGGTTGTAAAAATAAATACCCTTCAAAAAAATTATAATGATCCAATTCTAAAAGCTCTTCCAAAAAAATTCTATGCATATGAAACACACTATCAAACTGTAGTAAAGCTTCCCTATAATGCGAAGGTATTGGGAAAAAATAAAAAAGAAAACCATCAAATAGTAAGGTTTCACACGAACGTTTGGGGTGTACAGTTTCATCCTGAATTCGATAAAAACATTATGAAAGAGTATATTCTTAACCAAAAAGATGACCTAAAAAAACTAGGGTTCAATATAAACAAATTATTAAACGATTTACGTAGTTGTGATGTTAGTAGCAGGATTTTAAAGAACTTCGAGAAGATTACTCAAAATTCTTTAAAACAGTAG
- a CDS encoding YceI family protein has translation MKKNLLLVALLGLSTSIFASTCKVDSNSLQWTAFKTPAKVGVKGTFDNIKLNYEASTSQIELLQSSNVTIVTSDVNSNNQGRDAKLVNNFFNVQGVKAIDAKVLKVHKETADVEISMNGVKKVISMTLTSTPQSMKLNGSIDLADFKMLPSLEAITKACYALHQGKTWQDVTLEFTINTSCK, from the coding sequence ATGAAAAAAAATTTACTGCTAGTGGCACTACTGGGGTTATCAACTTCTATCTTTGCTTCTACATGTAAAGTAGACTCTAACTCTTTACAATGGACAGCATTTAAGACACCTGCTAAGGTTGGTGTAAAAGGAACATTTGATAACATCAAACTAAACTATGAAGCATCTACTTCACAGATAGAACTACTTCAATCTAGTAACGTTACTATTGTTACATCAGATGTAAATTCAAACAATCAAGGGCGTGATGCAAAACTTGTAAACAACTTTTTTAACGTTCAAGGGGTAAAAGCTATTGATGCAAAAGTTTTAAAAGTTCATAAAGAAACTGCAGATGTAGAGATATCTATGAACGGTGTTAAAAAAGTTATCTCTATGACGTTAACATCTACTCCTCAGAGTATGAAACTAAACGGTAGTATCGATCTTGCCGACTTTAAAATGCTGCCGTCACTTGAAGCGATTACAAAAGCATGTTATGCACTTCACCAAGGAAAAACTTGGCAGGATGTTACATTAGAATTCACGATCAATACAAGTTGTAAATGA
- a CDS encoding GGDEF domain-containing protein, translated as MGKFQLLKELTVYVDEAFEDFYNTMLNDVRLGVFFENDEQVLALIEKQKKHFLASLSLDVEILKQNYVKLGEFHYDLRIPYIDFMKGTDILEEHFLLNAQRCKNTKKLMREIFEYFKVMKAFTAKGYLNKMLNEDKRDLETFFEQVIVDTNTYLPKKLILRKIQWLKELLESIETNVDFELDSKDGFIIKQWLDELEFLTLEKRKFFEELEQRIYLNTQNLFYFLHREEYLEILPLYTSLLNVYKLTLMMNNAITIEYANQVIEDMQLDSLTQLFRKDIFHELLKKEKALVERNTDMKVSIAFIDLDNFKLVNDSFGHYSGDKVIEKMGECIRNNIRASDMGFRIGGDEFAIILKDATKEASKNVCEKIKADFSSYQFIFNDEVSFSVSVSIGISQLKNTKEESLEMLLNSVDSKLYAAKNKGKNQICI; from the coding sequence ATGGGTAAATTTCAATTACTAAAAGAATTAACAGTCTATGTAGACGAGGCATTTGAAGATTTTTATAACACCATGTTAAATGATGTAAGATTGGGAGTTTTTTTTGAAAATGATGAGCAGGTATTAGCATTAATCGAGAAACAGAAAAAACATTTTTTAGCTTCTTTGTCTTTAGATGTTGAGATCTTAAAACAAAACTATGTGAAACTGGGAGAGTTCCATTACGATCTACGTATCCCGTACATAGACTTTATGAAAGGGACTGATATTTTAGAGGAACACTTCCTATTAAATGCCCAACGGTGTAAAAATACTAAAAAGTTAATGCGTGAGATCTTTGAGTATTTTAAAGTGATGAAGGCTTTTACAGCCAAAGGTTACCTCAATAAAATGTTAAATGAAGATAAGCGAGATTTGGAAACATTCTTTGAACAGGTAATAGTAGATACAAACACTTATCTTCCGAAAAAATTAATATTAAGAAAAATTCAATGGTTGAAAGAGTTATTAGAAAGTATTGAAACAAATGTAGATTTTGAGCTTGATAGTAAAGATGGCTTTATTATAAAACAATGGTTAGATGAATTAGAGTTTTTGACTTTAGAGAAAAGAAAGTTCTTTGAAGAGCTTGAGCAAAGGATCTATCTTAATACACAAAACCTTTTTTATTTTTTACATCGTGAAGAGTATTTAGAGATCTTACCTTTATACACTTCACTGTTAAATGTATATAAATTAACGTTAATGATGAATAATGCCATAACGATAGAGTATGCAAATCAAGTAATAGAAGATATGCAACTTGATTCTTTAACACAACTTTTTAGAAAAGATATCTTTCATGAATTGCTAAAAAAAGAAAAGGCATTAGTAGAAAGAAATACAGATATGAAGGTGAGTATTGCATTTATTGACTTAGATAATTTTAAACTGGTAAATGACTCTTTTGGTCATTATAGCGGTGACAAAGTTATAGAAAAGATGGGTGAATGTATTAGGAACAATATACGTGCTTCAGACATGGGGTTTAGGATAGGTGGAGATGAATTTGCGATCATATTGAAGGACGCTACAAAAGAAGCATCGAAAAACGTCTGTGAAAAGATTAAAGCAGATTTCTCCTCTTATCAATTTATTTTTAATGATGAGGTCTCATTTAGTGTAAGTGTCAGTATCGGAATTAGCCAACTAAAGAACACTAAAGAAGAAAGTTTAGAAATGCTTTTAAACAGTGTCGACAGTAAACTCTATGCTGCAAAGAATAAAGGGAAAAATCAAATCTGTATCTAG
- a CDS encoding nitroreductase, whose product MSVIDILKQRKSVRAFLNKDVEKEKIIKILESAKMSPSGVNMQPFNVCVVSGEKKVALENKMLEAFDNNHKEDMDYQYYPLEWREPYKSRRKDMGLLMYKTLGIKREDKEKQLQQWRENYKAFGAPTVLYFFIDSVLEKGSYLDYGMFLQSVMLAATELGLGSCPMASLAEYPSIVKKELDIDKDKVLLCGIALGYEDKNAPVNSFKTQRVPLEEFATFYE is encoded by the coding sequence TTGAGTGTAATAGATATTTTAAAACAAAGAAAATCGGTTAGAGCATTTTTAAATAAAGATGTTGAAAAAGAAAAAATTATTAAAATTTTAGAATCTGCCAAAATGTCACCATCGGGTGTAAACATGCAACCTTTTAATGTGTGCGTAGTAAGCGGAGAAAAAAAAGTTGCCCTAGAAAACAAAATGTTAGAAGCATTTGATAATAATCATAAAGAGGATATGGATTATCAATACTATCCTTTAGAGTGGAGAGAACCCTATAAAAGCAGACGTAAAGATATGGGGCTGCTGATGTATAAAACTCTAGGCATAAAAAGAGAAGATAAAGAAAAACAACTTCAACAGTGGAGAGAAAACTACAAAGCTTTTGGAGCGCCAACTGTTCTTTACTTTTTCATTGACTCTGTTTTGGAAAAAGGTTCTTATTTAGACTATGGGATGTTTTTACAATCCGTCATGTTAGCAGCGACCGAATTAGGTTTAGGGAGCTGTCCTATGGCTTCCCTAGCGGAATACCCTTCTATTGTAAAAAAAGAGCTAGATATTGATAAAGACAAAGTTTTACTATGTGGAATCGCCTTAGGATATGAAGATAAAAATGCGCCGGTTAATAGTTTTAAAACGCAAAGAGTACCATTAGAAGAGTTTGCTACATTTTATGAATAA
- a CDS encoding sensor domain-containing diguanylate cyclase yields MKVSILLLIFFTSLSAQISLINEKDCYKDFQIEYFYDQSNTLQVTDLQTKQFKKTTNNFTFGYLDGTTWFKIVLDNNSTQEDFLLTFSEVLWKSFNLYQYKNNKWQLDKNGLDIPLDQRSFKSVYPTFRFHIPSGTKQTIYIQGQTIAGQLGEFQLCSQEHYFSESTFETLDIYLIFAFSLLSIFILNLYSYFLTKEKVYLYYVAYTFVFIIFSAMQSGFYLLLGFNGWNEGLHVVGTFVLVTLILFSDTFLHLKEHLQLIHKFFQLCIGLFLLFALLIWNDVPYTTLSFNIFSIFFFSALFYATIQTYRRGYVGAKYYLIALIIYSAMMTLMVLTFNAFLEYNFLNRHLFVLGSFIEIIFFTLILATKYRTMSQEKIKIQEELLQEKNRNEEELKLAVAERTTELEDAKKELEKLVVTDYLTKAKNIRAYREKIAELLSLYDRHQTPFCMIIFDIDNFKVINDTYGHRMGDIVLMELSRLVKSNIRKNDYFYRIGGEEFVLLLDNTALDKAEKFAQNLLDMVATKLSIIKDQKITISIGLTEVKANDTEDSIYKRADTFLYKSKNNGKNQVSFG; encoded by the coding sequence ATGAAAGTATCTATTTTATTATTAATTTTTTTTACTTCCTTATCAGCACAAATCTCTTTAATCAATGAAAAAGATTGTTATAAAGATTTTCAAATTGAATACTTTTACGATCAGTCAAATACTCTGCAAGTTACAGATCTACAGACTAAACAGTTTAAAAAAACAACAAACAACTTTACATTTGGGTACTTAGACGGTACTACTTGGTTTAAAATTGTTCTTGACAACAACTCTACTCAAGAAGATTTTCTTTTAACTTTTAGTGAAGTTTTATGGAAGTCGTTTAATCTGTACCAATACAAAAACAATAAATGGCAGCTGGATAAAAACGGTTTAGATATTCCACTCGATCAACGTAGTTTCAAGTCCGTATACCCCACTTTTAGATTCCATATCCCTTCAGGTACGAAACAAACCATATATATTCAGGGGCAGACCATTGCCGGACAACTCGGAGAGTTTCAGCTCTGCTCTCAGGAACATTACTTTAGCGAATCAACTTTTGAAACTCTCGATATCTATCTGATCTTTGCATTTAGTTTACTCAGTATCTTTATACTGAACCTTTATAGCTATTTTCTCACTAAAGAGAAAGTATATCTTTACTATGTAGCTTATACATTTGTATTTATTATTTTTAGTGCTATGCAAAGCGGTTTTTATCTTCTTTTGGGATTTAACGGCTGGAACGAAGGGCTTCATGTTGTTGGAACATTTGTCTTAGTTACCCTTATCCTTTTTTCAGATACTTTTTTACACCTCAAAGAACATCTACAGCTTATCCATAAGTTTTTTCAACTATGTATAGGCTTGTTTTTACTGTTTGCTCTGCTTATTTGGAATGATGTACCCTATACAACTTTATCTTTTAACATCTTCTCTATCTTCTTTTTCTCTGCCTTATTCTATGCTACTATTCAGACATACAGAAGAGGTTACGTAGGAGCCAAATACTATCTGATCGCACTCATTATCTACTCGGCGATGATGACACTTATGGTCCTTACTTTCAATGCCTTTTTAGAGTATAATTTTTTAAACCGCCACCTTTTCGTACTCGGTTCATTTATAGAGATTATCTTTTTTACTCTTATCCTAGCCACTAAATATAGAACAATGAGCCAAGAGAAGATTAAAATTCAAGAGGAACTCCTACAGGAAAAAAACAGAAATGAAGAGGAGCTAAAACTAGCAGTTGCAGAGCGTACAACAGAGCTCGAAGATGCAAAAAAAGAGCTGGAGAAACTGGTTGTCACCGACTACCTGACAAAAGCCAAAAATATTAGAGCTTACAGAGAAAAGATAGCCGAGCTTCTTTCACTTTACGATCGACATCAGACACCTTTTTGTATGATTATTTTTGACATAGATAACTTTAAAGTGATAAATGACACATACGGTCATAGAATGGGTGATATCGTCCTAATGGAGTTATCAAGACTTGTAAAAAGCAATATTCGAAAAAATGATTATTTCTATAGAATAGGCGGAGAGGAGTTTGTTTTACTGCTGGATAATACAGCCTTAGATAAAGCAGAAAAGTTTGCACAAAATCTTTTAGATATGGTTGCAACGAAGCTCTCTATCATTAAAGATCAGAAAATAACCATCAGTATCGGTTTAACTGAGGTAAAAGCAAATGATACCGAAGATTCGATCTATAAACGTGCGGATACTTTTCTTTACAAATCAAAGAATAATGGGAAAAATCAAGTTTCATTTGGATGA